One region of Cobetia sp. cqz5-12 genomic DNA includes:
- a CDS encoding M48 family metalloprotease: MSLLPPLSGRIRIGRRGLATLSSALLGLLLMGAPVASAPAASQNDYGLPDLGSASGGISSNDEYRIGRAWLRQFRAHVREWDDPITLDWIGSIVRQLAPWSELDDRNFIITLVASSQLNAFAVPGGVVGVNTGLFAFAPDRDAFASVLAHELGHLSQHHFARNMERQAETRLPTLAGFLAGMVIAAGGGGSAGIATMAGTQAAAISDQLAYSRRFEQEADRVGIDALSRAGFDPEAMPRMFRAMQRMASLQGGNAPEFLLTHPVTEARIGDTQARADAMQKVTPDPLAQLAYAMIRARALLALNLRQPEQGLTTLREDNPDPDAIAYYQALAAAEHNQVDKALAALDRLHDKHPDLTLISASAVEVARDARRYEEATRRARRLLRLQPDYLPTRLAMAEVALQQDPAAARQQLEDMRRDHPDDPKVWSLAAEASGRSGHTAEAFLYRAEFDQLEGRMDKAFAQLKLADEAARKNGDFSMANRISSRREDFKRYRNAIEEF, encoded by the coding sequence ATGTCGTTGCTGCCCCCCTTGAGCGGACGCATCCGCATCGGACGCCGCGGGCTTGCCACCCTGTCGAGCGCCCTGCTCGGCCTGTTGCTGATGGGCGCGCCGGTCGCCAGTGCCCCAGCCGCGTCCCAGAACGACTATGGACTGCCTGACCTGGGGAGTGCGAGCGGCGGCATCTCCAGCAATGATGAATATCGTATCGGTCGCGCCTGGCTGCGTCAGTTCCGCGCCCATGTGCGTGAATGGGATGATCCCATCACTCTGGACTGGATCGGTAGCATCGTGCGTCAACTGGCACCGTGGAGCGAGCTGGATGACCGCAATTTCATCATCACGCTGGTCGCCAGCAGCCAGCTGAATGCCTTCGCCGTGCCCGGCGGCGTGGTCGGCGTCAATACGGGGCTGTTCGCCTTCGCGCCGGACCGCGATGCCTTCGCCTCGGTGCTCGCCCACGAGCTGGGGCACCTCTCCCAGCATCACTTCGCCCGCAACATGGAGCGCCAGGCCGAGACACGCCTGCCGACGCTGGCCGGCTTCCTCGCCGGCATGGTGATCGCGGCGGGCGGTGGTGGCTCAGCGGGCATCGCGACCATGGCCGGCACCCAGGCCGCTGCCATTTCCGATCAGCTGGCCTATTCGCGCCGCTTCGAGCAGGAGGCCGACCGCGTCGGCATCGATGCGCTGTCACGCGCCGGCTTCGACCCCGAAGCCATGCCGCGCATGTTCCGCGCCATGCAACGCATGGCCAGCCTGCAGGGCGGCAACGCACCGGAATTCCTGCTTACGCACCCGGTGACGGAGGCGCGTATCGGCGATACCCAGGCCCGCGCCGACGCCATGCAGAAGGTGACACCGGACCCGCTCGCGCAGCTCGCCTACGCGATGATCCGTGCCCGCGCCCTGCTGGCGCTCAACCTGCGCCAGCCCGAGCAGGGACTGACGACACTGCGCGAAGACAACCCCGACCCCGACGCGATTGCCTACTATCAGGCGCTGGCCGCGGCGGAGCACAACCAGGTTGACAAGGCGCTGGCCGCGCTGGACCGCCTGCACGACAAGCATCCTGACCTGACCCTGATCAGCGCCAGTGCGGTCGAGGTCGCGCGGGATGCCCGGCGTTATGAGGAGGCGACCCGGCGCGCCAGACGCCTGCTGCGCCTGCAACCCGACTATCTGCCGACGCGACTGGCCATGGCGGAAGTCGCGCTGCAACAGGACCCCGCCGCTGCGCGCCAGCAGCTGGAGGACATGCGCCGCGATCATCCCGATGACCCCAAGGTCTGGAGCCTTGCCGCCGAAGCCAGTGGCCGCAGCGGCCACACCGCCGAAGCCTTCCTGTATCGCGCCGAATTCGACCAGCTGGAGGGGCGCATGGACAAGGCCTTCGCGCAGCTCAAGCTGGCCGACGAGGCCGCGCGCAAGAACGGCGACTTCAGCATGGCCAACCGTATCAGTTCACGCCGGGAGGACTTCAAGCGCTACCGCAACGCCATCGAGGAGTTCTGA
- the nadA gene encoding quinolinate synthase NadA, which yields MPGREAHNAVREQVREHLARAYCPTRPAAEDAALIDEIKQLLIERDAALVAHYYCDDAIQQLAEETGGCVADSLEMARFGARHDASTLIVAGVRFMGETSKILSPEKRVLMPTLEATCSLDLGCPEDEFAAFCDAHPDRTVVVYANTSAAVKARADWVVTSSIAVDVIEHLHARGEKLIWAPDKHLGAYVQKQTGADMLLWDGACIVHDEFRAQGISDLLKVYPDAAVLVHPESPQSVVELADVVGSTSQLIKAAVELDNQQLIVATDRGIFFKMQQAAPHKQLYEAPTAGNGATCKSCAHCPWMAMNGLENLVAVLRRDPSEANAEEVFVDDGLRERALKPLTRMLEFNRG from the coding sequence ATGCCGGGTCGTGAGGCCCACAATGCCGTCCGTGAGCAGGTGCGCGAGCATCTGGCCCGCGCTTACTGTCCGACGCGCCCCGCCGCCGAAGATGCTGCGCTGATCGACGAGATCAAGCAGCTGCTCATCGAGCGAGATGCCGCACTGGTCGCGCATTACTACTGCGACGACGCCATCCAGCAGCTGGCCGAGGAAACCGGCGGCTGCGTCGCGGACTCCCTCGAGATGGCGCGTTTCGGCGCTCGCCATGACGCCTCGACGCTGATCGTCGCCGGGGTGCGCTTCATGGGCGAGACCTCCAAGATCCTGTCGCCGGAGAAGCGCGTGCTGATGCCGACGCTGGAGGCGACCTGCTCGCTGGACCTCGGCTGCCCGGAAGACGAGTTCGCGGCCTTCTGTGATGCGCATCCCGACCGCACCGTGGTGGTGTACGCCAATACCTCGGCGGCCGTGAAGGCGCGCGCCGACTGGGTGGTGACCTCCTCGATCGCCGTCGATGTCATCGAGCACCTGCACGCCCGGGGCGAGAAGCTGATCTGGGCGCCGGACAAGCATCTGGGCGCTTACGTGCAGAAGCAGACCGGTGCCGACATGCTGCTGTGGGACGGTGCCTGCATCGTCCACGACGAGTTCCGCGCCCAGGGCATCAGTGACCTGCTCAAGGTCTACCCGGACGCCGCGGTGCTGGTGCACCCGGAATCACCGCAGTCAGTGGTCGAGCTGGCCGATGTGGTCGGTTCCACCTCGCAGCTGATCAAGGCCGCCGTCGAGCTCGACAACCAGCAGCTGATCGTCGCGACCGATCGTGGCATCTTCTTCAAGATGCAGCAGGCCGCGCCGCACAAGCAGCTGTACGAGGCGCCGACCGCCGGCAATGGCGCGACCTGCAAGAGCTGTGCGCACTGCCCGTGGATGGCGATGAACGGCCTGGAGAATCTGGTCGCCGTGCTGCGTCGCGATCCGTCGGAAGCGAATGCCGAGGAAGTCTTCGTCGATGATGGCCTGCGTGAGCGCGCCCTGAAGCCGTTGACGCGGATGCTGGAATTCAATCGCGGCTGA
- the rluB gene encoding 23S rRNA pseudouridine(2605) synthase RluB has product MVEDEKLQKVLARSGLGSRREMEVAISAGRVKVNGKVAQLGDRVGPRDQVSLDDRPQSLKGAEETARRVIMYNKPEGELCTRKDPEGRRTVFERLPRLKGERWIAIGRLDINTSGLLLFTTDGELANRLMHPSTQIEREYAVRVMGEVKREHVVNMVNGVMLEDGPARFTDVQEFGGEGINSWFHVVIMEGRNREVRRLWDSQGLTVSRLKRVRYGNIFLDKRARAGEWVEMEQSEIDELSTLAGLEHRKAPALTPDEQNRWSRDKQKRRPVRAMKKPPQRTRKPR; this is encoded by the coding sequence CTGGTCGAGGACGAGAAGCTGCAGAAAGTGCTGGCGCGCTCCGGTCTCGGCTCGCGCCGTGAGATGGAAGTCGCCATCAGCGCCGGTCGCGTCAAGGTCAACGGCAAGGTCGCCCAGCTGGGCGATCGCGTCGGCCCGCGTGACCAGGTCAGCCTCGATGATCGCCCGCAGAGCCTTAAGGGCGCCGAAGAGACGGCGCGTCGCGTCATCATGTACAACAAGCCGGAAGGCGAGCTGTGCACGCGCAAGGACCCGGAAGGCCGCCGCACCGTCTTCGAGCGTCTGCCGCGCCTGAAGGGCGAGCGCTGGATCGCGATCGGTCGTCTCGACATCAACACCAGCGGTCTGTTGCTGTTCACCACCGATGGCGAGCTGGCCAACCGTCTGATGCACCCGTCGACCCAGATCGAGCGTGAGTACGCCGTGCGTGTCATGGGGGAGGTCAAGCGCGAGCACGTCGTCAACATGGTCAATGGCGTGATGCTTGAAGATGGTCCGGCACGTTTCACCGATGTGCAGGAATTCGGTGGCGAAGGCATCAACAGCTGGTTCCACGTCGTGATCATGGAAGGGCGCAACCGTGAGGTTCGCCGTCTGTGGGACTCCCAGGGCCTGACCGTCAGCCGTCTGAAGCGCGTGCGCTACGGCAACATCTTCCTCGACAAGCGCGCTCGCGCCGGTGAGTGGGTGGAGATGGAGCAGAGCGAGATCGATGAACTGTCCACGCTGGCAGGTCTCGAGCATCGCAAGGCGCCGGCTCTGACGCCGGACGAGCAGAACCGCTGGAGCCGCGACAAGCAGAAGCGTCGTCCGGTGCGCGCCATGAAGAAGCCGCCGCAGCGGACGCGCAAGCCGCGCTGA
- the scpB gene encoding SMC-Scp complex subunit ScpB, producing MSLRDVPLDQIIEAALLAAGEPLTLERLAGLFDEYSSPTKPALREALGKLEARHPADTSALELIETASGWRLRVRQQYSPWVSRLWEERPQRYSRALLETLALVAYRQPVTRGDIEQVRGVTVSSSIMRTLVERGWVRVVGHRDVPGRPAVFATTRQFLDDFGLKTLEELPPVHELKGFEGLEQLEADLYDVPPSQTLPLPDDPDGEVEEAPADGADAGTGPEHETAPESVPDAEAESKTESALETGLETDTGTPVPDDWQPPDVTAEQLEEALKMRALDTSGASDDTPNTAVPSASQAENDHAGMASTGSGFDFATLEARLSQRLRGADEDDDAADAQPHDSSAAGTVDDDDPA from the coding sequence ATGAGTTTGCGCGATGTCCCGCTGGACCAGATCATCGAAGCGGCCCTGCTGGCCGCCGGCGAGCCGCTGACGCTAGAGCGCCTGGCCGGTCTGTTCGATGAGTATTCAAGCCCGACCAAGCCTGCGCTGCGCGAGGCATTGGGCAAGCTGGAAGCGCGTCACCCGGCTGACACAAGCGCGCTGGAGCTGATCGAGACCGCCAGTGGCTGGCGGCTGCGCGTTCGCCAGCAGTATTCCCCCTGGGTATCGCGGCTATGGGAAGAGCGTCCGCAACGTTATTCGCGCGCCTTGCTGGAGACCCTGGCGCTGGTGGCCTATCGTCAACCGGTGACCCGCGGCGATATCGAGCAGGTGCGTGGCGTGACGGTCAGCTCCTCGATCATGCGTACCCTGGTCGAGCGCGGCTGGGTGAGGGTGGTCGGCCACCGTGATGTGCCGGGGCGTCCGGCGGTCTTCGCCACCACGCGTCAGTTCCTCGATGACTTCGGGCTCAAGACGCTGGAAGAGCTGCCGCCGGTGCATGAACTGAAAGGCTTCGAAGGACTCGAACAGCTCGAGGCAGACCTGTATGATGTGCCGCCCTCTCAGACCTTGCCATTGCCGGATGACCCGGACGGCGAGGTGGAGGAGGCGCCGGCAGACGGCGCTGATGCGGGGACTGGACCAGAGCATGAGACAGCGCCTGAGTCAGTGCCTGACGCAGAGGCAGAGTCAAAGACTGAGTCAGCTCTTGAGACAGGTCTCGAGACCGACACTGGCACCCCGGTACCTGATGACTGGCAACCGCCGGACGTCACCGCCGAGCAGCTGGAAGAGGCGCTGAAGATGCGCGCACTCGACACCTCCGGCGCCTCGGATGACACACCGAACACAGCAGTACCTTCCGCCTCACAGGCGGAAAATGATCACGCCGGGATGGCGTCCACCGGCTCGGGGTTCGACTTCGCCACACTCGAAGCGCGCCTCAGCCAACGTTTGCGCGGTGCAGACGAGGATGACGACGCTGCCGATGCGCAGCCGCACGACTCCTCCGCTGCCGGGACCGTCGATGATGACGACCCTGCGTAG
- a CDS encoding segregation and condensation protein A has product MSDLLDGASFALTDGHQPAPLVTPPTAASTVLARVNDTALTEMPQDLYIPPEALRVFLETFEGPLDLLLYLIRRQNLDILAINVAAITHQYIEYVELMHAMQIDLAGEYLLMAAMLAEIKSRSLLPRQPKESDDDEEEDPRAELIRRLQEYEQTKLAAEGLDEMPRQGRDWFVATADLPELETRVVHPDVDLSELLGALSGLLRQADLVQAHTISREVMSTRERMLAIMNLLSHEHFTPFEKLFTLEEGRAGVVVSFMAILELAKESMIEVVQNAPLSPIHVRARTPEPDPEDDEDWLALEFADEDEVAADQGAFDDAAYDDAASDEAQTSSSIPPSDEQENAAS; this is encoded by the coding sequence ATGAGCGACCTGCTCGATGGCGCCAGTTTTGCCCTCACCGATGGGCATCAGCCCGCACCTCTCGTCACGCCCCCGACGGCGGCGTCGACGGTGCTGGCGCGCGTCAACGACACCGCGCTCACCGAGATGCCGCAGGATCTGTACATCCCGCCGGAGGCACTGCGGGTCTTTCTCGAGACCTTCGAGGGGCCGCTGGATCTGCTGCTCTACCTCATCCGTCGCCAGAATCTCGATATCCTCGCCATCAATGTCGCGGCCATCACCCATCAGTACATCGAGTATGTCGAGCTGATGCACGCCATGCAGATCGACCTGGCCGGTGAATACCTGCTGATGGCCGCGATGCTGGCGGAGATCAAGTCGCGCAGCCTGCTGCCGCGCCAGCCGAAGGAGAGTGATGATGACGAGGAAGAGGACCCGCGCGCCGAGCTGATCCGTCGTCTGCAGGAATACGAGCAGACCAAGCTGGCCGCCGAAGGGCTGGATGAGATGCCGCGTCAGGGTCGCGACTGGTTCGTGGCCACGGCAGATCTGCCCGAGCTCGAGACGCGCGTGGTGCACCCTGATGTCGACCTGTCGGAATTGCTCGGCGCGCTGTCCGGTCTCTTGCGTCAGGCGGACCTCGTCCAGGCGCACACCATCTCGCGTGAGGTGATGTCGACCCGCGAGCGCATGCTGGCGATCATGAATCTGTTGAGTCATGAGCACTTCACGCCCTTCGAGAAGCTGTTCACGCTCGAGGAAGGGCGTGCCGGCGTGGTGGTCAGCTTCATGGCGATTCTGGAGCTGGCCAAGGAGTCGATGATCGAGGTCGTCCAGAATGCGCCGCTGTCACCGATTCACGTGCGCGCGCGCACGCCGGAACCGGACCCCGAGGATGATGAGGACTGGCTGGCGCTGGAATTCGCCGACGAAGATGAGGTGGCGGCCGATCAGGGGGCGTTCGATGACGCAGCGTACGATGACGCAGCGTCCGATGAGGCGCAGACGTCATCTTCCATACCCCCATCCGACGAGCAGGAGAACGCGGCGTCATGA
- a CDS encoding tryptophan--tRNA ligase (catalyzes a two-step reaction, first charging a tryptophan molecule by linking its carboxyl group to the alpha-phosphate of ATP, followed by transfer of the aminoacyl-adenylate to its tRNA): MSATDTSARLVSGLRPTGHLQLGHYQSVIRRWTELQYHHDAYFLVADWNALAVSGHAPHEIEQYSWAMVIDCLACGVNPKVATLFIQSWVPELTDVHMILASVTPKAWLERLPSYREMVAGLGEQQGASFAMLGAPLMQAADILALRGQVVPAGPEQRAHIEFTREVARRFNHRYGRDAGFEEQAERAIARLGKKSGRLYREWLSDYQEEGDLEAFERARGLLAETSKLNRNQQERLLGYLEGGGRRILGEPEHWQGEVEPLLGMELKTHKAAREDAIFLRSGRDDIAACVREMPTDPARVRRQDPGDPQRCPLWTLHESFTPASDRQWAAKGCRDASIGCLDCKGCLIEHVDAALAPIRERAEALEGEHGKVRTMMTEGAERARDTVRDTLDELRRVIGLTYR, from the coding sequence GTGAGTGCCACCGATACCTCGGCCAGGCTGGTGTCCGGCTTACGCCCCACCGGACACCTGCAACTCGGACACTATCAATCAGTGATCCGGCGCTGGACCGAGCTGCAATACCATCACGATGCCTATTTTCTGGTCGCCGACTGGAACGCGCTGGCGGTCAGCGGTCACGCGCCTCACGAGATCGAGCAATACAGCTGGGCGATGGTGATCGATTGTCTCGCCTGTGGGGTCAACCCCAAGGTCGCTACCCTGTTCATCCAGTCCTGGGTGCCGGAGCTGACCGATGTGCACATGATCCTGGCCAGCGTCACGCCCAAGGCATGGCTGGAGCGTCTGCCCAGCTATCGTGAGATGGTCGCCGGGCTCGGTGAGCAGCAGGGTGCCAGCTTCGCGATGCTGGGAGCACCGCTGATGCAGGCGGCCGACATACTGGCGCTGCGGGGGCAGGTGGTGCCCGCCGGCCCTGAGCAGCGTGCGCATATCGAGTTCACCCGTGAGGTCGCCCGGCGCTTCAATCATCGCTATGGCCGCGATGCCGGCTTCGAGGAGCAGGCCGAACGCGCCATCGCGCGCCTGGGCAAGAAGAGCGGCCGCCTATACCGCGAATGGTTGAGCGACTATCAGGAAGAGGGCGATCTCGAGGCCTTCGAGCGTGCGCGCGGCCTGCTGGCCGAGACCAGCAAGCTCAACCGCAACCAGCAGGAACGCCTGCTCGGCTATCTGGAAGGTGGCGGGCGTCGCATCCTCGGCGAGCCGGAACACTGGCAGGGCGAGGTCGAGCCGCTGCTGGGCATGGAGCTCAAGACGCACAAGGCCGCACGCGAAGACGCCATCTTCCTGCGCAGCGGTCGCGACGATATCGCGGCCTGCGTGCGCGAGATGCCCACCGACCCTGCGCGCGTGCGCCGCCAGGACCCCGGTGACCCGCAGCGCTGTCCGCTGTGGACGCTGCATGAAAGCTTTACGCCCGCCTCGGACCGCCAGTGGGCGGCAAAGGGTTGCCGCGATGCCAGCATCGGCTGCCTGGACTGCAAGGGCTGTCTGATCGAGCATGTCGACGCGGCGCTGGCGCCGATTCGTGAACGTGCCGAGGCGCTGGAAGGTGAGCATGGCAAGGTGCGCACCATGATGACAGAAGGGGCCGAGCGGGCCCGCGACACCGTGCGCGACACCCTGGATGAGCTGCGGCGCGTGATCGGCCTGACCTATCGCTAG
- a CDS encoding DEAD/DEAH box helicase gives MFELRPYQQEAVRRTVEHFRKSDEAAVIVLPTGSGKSLVIAELARIARGRVLVLAHVRELVEQNHAKYESYGKEADIFSAGLKRKQASRQVVFGSVQSVVRNLDAFTPAEPTTDAQAAPFTLLVIDECHRVSLEKDASYRKVIDHLREHNPRLKVLGLTATPYRLGQGFIFHRHYHGMVRGDDDCFFRDCVFEQPLRLMVRQGFLSEPRRVDVAVARYDFSQLAPGIGGSFQEAELNEVVQGSRATPGIVLDIVAQARERRGVMVFCSTVEHAEEVTGLLPEGEAALITGETPGEERERLIHAFKVQQLKYLVNVAVLTTGFDAPHVDLIAILRPTESVSLYQQIVGRGLRLSPGKTDCLILDYAGNPWDLYAPEVATPKPAGDTEIVQVECPVCGNANLFWGRKDGELVVEHFGRRCQGLVESPEGEGRPLVQCDFRYRAKACPQCGEANDIAARHCHACQARLVDPDDKLRDALKLRDARVLRVSGWQLEEARNGRGLPRLKVTYYDEDGTDLSEWFALETSAQRHAFRLSFLARHLRAPGSDWAPKDIAEVLAGEARLKAPDFVIGRKSGRYWQIRDKLFDYAGRYRTGIAAG, from the coding sequence ATGTTTGAGCTGCGTCCCTATCAGCAGGAGGCCGTGCGGCGTACCGTCGAGCATTTTCGCAAGAGTGATGAGGCGGCGGTGATCGTGCTGCCCACCGGCAGCGGCAAGTCACTGGTGATCGCGGAGCTTGCGCGTATCGCACGTGGCCGTGTGCTGGTGCTGGCGCATGTGCGCGAACTGGTCGAGCAGAACCACGCCAAGTACGAATCCTATGGCAAGGAGGCCGACATCTTCAGTGCCGGCCTCAAGCGCAAGCAGGCCTCGCGTCAGGTGGTGTTCGGCTCGGTGCAGTCAGTGGTGCGCAACCTCGATGCCTTCACGCCGGCAGAGCCGACGACTGATGCTCAGGCAGCGCCCTTCACGCTGCTGGTGATCGACGAGTGTCACCGTGTCTCGCTGGAGAAGGACGCCAGCTATCGCAAGGTCATCGATCACCTGCGTGAGCACAACCCGCGCCTCAAGGTGCTGGGGCTGACGGCGACGCCGTACCGCCTCGGGCAGGGCTTCATCTTCCATCGTCACTATCATGGCATGGTGCGCGGTGACGACGACTGCTTCTTCCGTGATTGCGTCTTCGAGCAGCCGCTGCGCCTGATGGTGCGCCAGGGCTTTCTGAGTGAGCCGCGGCGCGTCGATGTCGCGGTGGCGCGCTATGATTTTTCGCAGCTGGCACCCGGCATCGGCGGCAGCTTCCAGGAGGCGGAGCTCAACGAGGTGGTGCAGGGCTCACGCGCGACGCCCGGCATCGTGCTGGATATCGTTGCCCAGGCACGCGAGCGGCGCGGCGTGATGGTGTTCTGCTCCACCGTCGAACATGCCGAGGAGGTCACGGGGCTTCTGCCCGAGGGTGAGGCGGCGCTGATCACCGGCGAGACCCCCGGCGAGGAGCGCGAGCGGCTGATCCATGCCTTCAAGGTCCAGCAGCTCAAGTATCTGGTCAATGTCGCGGTACTCACCACCGGCTTCGATGCGCCGCATGTCGATCTGATCGCCATCCTGCGGCCCACGGAATCCGTCAGTCTCTATCAGCAGATCGTCGGGCGCGGCCTGCGCCTGAGCCCCGGCAAGACGGACTGCCTGATTCTCGACTACGCCGGCAATCCTTGGGACCTCTACGCGCCGGAGGTAGCGACGCCGAAACCGGCCGGCGACACCGAGATCGTGCAGGTCGAGTGCCCGGTGTGCGGCAACGCCAATCTTTTCTGGGGACGCAAGGATGGCGAGCTGGTGGTCGAGCACTTCGGGCGCCGCTGTCAGGGGTTGGTCGAGTCACCGGAAGGCGAGGGCAGGCCGCTGGTGCAGTGCGACTTCCGTTATCGGGCCAAGGCCTGTCCGCAATGTGGTGAGGCCAACGACATCGCCGCCCGCCATTGTCACGCCTGTCAGGCACGGCTGGTGGACCCGGATGACAAGTTGCGCGATGCGCTCAAGCTGCGCGACGCACGGGTGCTGCGCGTCAGTGGCTGGCAGCTGGAGGAGGCGCGCAACGGGCGCGGCCTGCCACGCTTGAAGGTGACCTACTACGACGAGGACGGCACCGATCTGTCCGAGTGGTTCGCGCTCGAGACCTCCGCCCAGCGCCACGCCTTCCGCTTGAGCTTCCTCGCGCGTCATCTGCGCGCGCCGGGCAGTGACTGGGCGCCCAAGGACATCGCCGAGGTGCTGGCAGGCGAGGCGCGCCTCAAGGCACCGGACTTCGTCATCGGGCGCAAGAGTGGGCGTTACTGGCAGATCCGCGACAAGCTGTTCGACTATGCCGGGCGCTATCGCACCGGTATCGCCGCCGGCTGA
- a CDS encoding crotonase/enoyl-CoA hydratase family protein: MSDATHLTPERYVTLSISEHVADVRLNRPDKHNGIDWKMIDALLAVQQELHARARESGLRAIVLSGEGPSFCAGLDIAAIMGDAARVPQLLVAGANGCAPQRNTVQQLALGWRDVGVPVITALHGNVFGGGLQIALGADIRLCDPDARLAVLEIDWGIIPDMGISVTARGVRPDWLHELTWSGRKVEANEAQSAGLVTRIISSPQEEALALARQIAGRSPSAIRAITRLYDEALAAPEAEALALEAQLQSSLLGRAEQTECIKARLEGRAPRF, translated from the coding sequence ATGTCTGACGCTACCCACCTCACGCCTGAACGTTATGTGACCCTCTCGATCAGTGAGCATGTCGCCGACGTGCGCCTCAATCGTCCTGACAAGCACAACGGCATCGACTGGAAGATGATCGATGCCCTGCTTGCGGTACAGCAGGAGCTGCATGCCCGCGCCCGGGAGTCAGGCCTGCGCGCCATCGTGCTGTCGGGTGAGGGGCCCAGTTTCTGTGCGGGGCTGGATATCGCCGCCATCATGGGCGACGCCGCCCGCGTGCCGCAGTTGCTGGTCGCGGGGGCCAACGGCTGTGCGCCACAGCGCAATACCGTGCAGCAGCTGGCGCTGGGCTGGCGTGATGTCGGGGTGCCGGTCATCACCGCCTTGCATGGCAATGTCTTCGGTGGCGGCCTGCAGATCGCGCTGGGGGCAGACATTCGCCTGTGTGATCCTGATGCGCGCCTGGCGGTGCTCGAGATCGACTGGGGCATCATTCCGGACATGGGCATCAGCGTCACTGCGCGTGGCGTACGACCGGACTGGCTGCACGAGCTGACGTGGAGCGGACGCAAGGTCGAGGCCAACGAGGCGCAGAGCGCCGGGCTGGTGACGCGTATCATCTCCAGCCCGCAGGAAGAGGCGTTGGCCCTGGCGCGCCAGATTGCCGGGCGCTCTCCCAGCGCCATCCGCGCCATCACGCGTCTCTATGATGAGGCCCTCGCTGCGCCGGAAGCCGAGGCGCTGGCGCTTGAGGCACAGCTGCAGTCCTCGTTGCTGGGGCGCGCGGAACAGACCGAGTGCATCAAGGCCAGGCTCGAGGGGCGTGCGCCGCGCTTCTGA